Part of the Solwaraspora sp. WMMA2065 genome is shown below.
GACCGGCTCGCGGTCCGGCAGCGGCACCGGCGCCCGCCAGAATCCGGCGTCCGACGCGGCGACGGGTTCGGACAGGCCGGCCAGCGCCGGGCCGGCACCGACCGGGGACGTCACCGGCGGCGTGTCGGAGTCGGTGGACGACAAGCCACCGTCAACGGACGGCGCACCGTCACCCCCGCCGGCGGACGCCGCACCGTCGACGGACGGCGCACCGTCACCACCGCCCCGGGCGAGCCGCAGCTGACGCAGCAGGGCGGCCCGGTCCCGTCCCCGCCAGTGCAGGATCTGGAACGGGTCGGTGTCGAACTCCTCGGCCAGCAGATAGCAGGTGGCGGCCAGGTGCTTGCACGGCACCGCCGCGTCCGGGCAGCTGCAGCTCATCGCCAACTCGTCGACGCCGGCCGGGAACAGTGGTGCCCCGGCGGCGACGAACACCTCCTCCAGCTCCGGCGGCAGGTCGCCGGCGAGCAGCCGGGCACTATACAGCGCCTGGCCGGCCAAGGTGTTCTCGATCCGCCGCCACACCGCGTCACCGTAGCGCCGCAGCCCGATCCGCGCCTGGTACGGCCGGGGCCGGGATCCCTGCACCTGGGCGCTCACCACGCCAGGTGCCACGGTCAGGGCGAGCACCTGCCCGGCCCGGGCGTAGGAGCGGCCCCGGGTGAGCCGGGTGCCCAACGCGAACGACTCCAGCACGTCGACGAAGCGGCGCGACCACCAGGACTGTCCGATCGCGCCCCGGGTGCTGCGGGCGCGCAGCCCGCCGTCGACCCGCCGGGGCCGGCCGTAGTCCTCGAACCGGCTCATTCGACCACCGCCCCGGCCTCCAACGTGAACAGCTCCCGCAGCTGCGCGGTGGACAGCTCGGTCAGCCACTGCTCACCGCTGCCGACGACGGTCGCGGCGAGGCCACGCTTGTCCGTCACCATCGCCGCGATCTTCTCCTCCACGGTGCCGGCGCAGACGAACTTACGGACCTGCACCGCCCGCCGCTGCCCGATCCGGAACGCCCGGTCGGTGGCCTGGTCCTCCACCGCCGGGTTCCACCACCGGTCCACATGCACCACGTGGTTGGCGGCGGTCAGGGTCAGCCCGGTGCCGCCGGCCTTCAACGACAGGACGAACAGCGGCGGCCCGGCCCGACCACCGCCGCCGTCGGCATGGCCGGCCTGGAACCGGGCGACCAGGTCGTCACGGTCCGCCTTGGCCAGACCGCCGTGCAGGAACAGCACCTCCCGACCTGTGTACGCCGACAGGTACCCGCGCAGCATCGCGCCGAACTCGGCGTACTGGGTGAACAGCAGCGCCTTCTCCCCCGCCGCCAGCACCTCGTCGAGGATCCCGGTGAGCCGGGCGAGTTTGCCGGAGCGGCCGGGCAGATGCGAGCCGTCGCGCAGGAACTGCGCCGGATGGTTGCAGATCTGCTTGAGCTTGGTCATGGTGGCCAGCACCAGGCCGCGCCGCTCGACGCCGTCGCTGGACTCGATCCGCCCCATCATGTCGTCGACCACCGCCTGGTAGAGCGACGCCTGTTCGGCGGTGAGGTGGCACAGCACCTCCATCTCCAGCTTCGCCGGCAGGTCAGAGATGATCGAGGTGTCGGTCTTGAGCCGGCGCAGCACGAACGGGCCGGTGATCCGGCGCAGCCGCTGCGCGGCCTCGGCGTCGCCGTGGCGTTCCACCGGTTCGGCGTACCGGCGGCGGAACGTGGCCGCGCCGCCGAGCAGGCCCGGATTAGCGAACTCCATGATCGACCACAGGTCGGCGAGGCGGTTCTCCACCGGTGTACCGGTGATCGCGACCCGGTGCCGGGCGGGCAGTGACCGGATCGCGACGGCCTGGCGGGTCGCCGCGTTCTTGATCGCCTGGGCCTCGTCGACCATGATCCGGTGCCAGCCGACCCCGGCCAGGTCAACGGCGTCCCGGGCGGCCACCGCGTAGGTGGTGACCACCAGCCGGGCGCCGGTCACCGCAGCGACGAACTCCGGGCCGCGGGGCCGGTCGGTGCCGTGGTGCATGTGCACCGGCAGTTCCGGCACGAACCGGGCCGCCTCCCGCTGCCAGTTGCCGACCAGCGACATCGGACAGACCAGCAGCGTCGGACCGGCGTCGGGTGCGTCGGCGGCGAGCAGGGCGAGCAGCTGTACGGTCTTGCCGAGTCCCATGTCGTCGGCGAGCACCCCGCCGAGTCCCAGCGAATCCAGGAACCGCAGCCAGGCCAGCCCCCGCTGCTGGTACGGACGCAGCCGCCCCCGGAAACCGGCCGGCTCGGCCACCGGGGTGAGCCGGCGCTCCACCTCACCGCTGAGCAGGTCACCGAGCGCCCCGGTGGCGTCGATGCCCAGCACCGGCAGCCCCACGCCGCCGTCGTCGTCGCCGAGGGCGACCCGCAGCAGGTCCATGACGGTCAGCGCACCACCGGAGCGGAGCAGCGCCAACCCGGCAGCGATCCGCTTCGGGTCGACCTCCACCCATTCGCCGCGCACCCGCACCAGCGGTGTCTTGGCCCGGGCCAGATCGCGCAGCTCCTGCTCGGTCAGCGGCTGATCACCGAGGGCCACCTCCCACTCGTAGTCCACCAGGTCGGGCAGGCCGAACCGGCGGTCGACGGCGACAGTGCCCGGCGCGGTCGGGGTTCCCGCCCGCAGCCGGGCACCGAGCCGGGCCGCCGGCCGCTGCCACCAGGAGGGCAGCAGCACGCCGAACCCGGCGGCGTGCAGGGTCGGTGCCCCGTCACGCAGGAACCGGTGCGCACCGGTGACGTCCAGGTCGACGCCGTCGGGGGTGGCGGTACGCAGCGCGTCGTCGATCGCCGGCCAGAGCCGGCTGGCCCGACCCAGCTCGGCCAGCAGCGTCTCCTGCGGGTCGGCGGTGTGCCGGGTCAGCGGTTGGAGCTGCCGGCCGACGCGCCAGATCGCCGCCGCGTCGACCAGCAGGCTCGGCTCGGCGGTGGCCTGCAGTGCGAACTCCAGCCGCCACCCGTCAGCACCGTCGACGAGACCGGCCGACCCGTCGGCGGCCGGCTCCTCAGTGGCGGGGGCGGGTTCGCGCAGCCGGAACAGGGCCCGCACTGGACCGCCGGCCGCGTCCCGCTGCCAGTGCTCCAGCTCGGCGGCGAGGGTGTCGAGCGCCGCGACCGGGGCGGTGAAGTCCCGCCGGGGCCCGGTCAACGCGGTCAGCCAGGCGTCGCGGGCGGCCAACGGCCCGGACCGGGCCCGGCCCTCGGCCAGCCGTACGCCGTGCAGCGCGGCACGGGCGGCGGCGTCGGTCAACGCGTCGAACGCTTCGGCGACGCGCCGGTGTCCGGTGCCGGGCGCCCCGGCGGCCAGGGCCGCCGCCGGGGTGGCCAGCGTCAGCGACCGGGCCCACCGCTGGTCGGCACCGGTCAGCAGCGGCAGCCAGCAGGCGGTGGCCGACCCGGGTGCCGGGCCGGGCCGGACGGCGGGCAGCACCCGGCCCCGGGCGACCAGTTCGGCGGCGAACCCGGCGAGCAGCGCCAGGTGGCGTACCCCGGCACCGATCACCAGCCCGCCCGGCAGACCGTCGGCCGCCGCGACGCCGCCGGGCAGACCGTCGGCCGGTGCGACGTCGGCCGCCGGATCGACGTCGTGCAGGGTGCAGAGCACCGACAACGCCTCGTCGGCGTCGAACTCCAAGGTGGACACCAGCCAGTCGGCGTGGCCGCCGTCGCGGGCCAGCCCGGTGGTCGGCGCGTCGGACTGGGTACGGACCAGCTCCGGTGACTCGACCGGAGCACCGGCGACGGTCGGCAGCCGGACCGCCGTACTGCCGGTGGCCGCCTTGACCGCCACCGGCCCGAGCAGTGGGCTCAGCGCGGCGACCAGGGCCTCGTGTCCGGCGGCGAACGGGTGCGGTCGGCGGCGCGGCGGTCGCCCCGGCCGCCGGGGCGGCGCCGACGGTAACGTCGAGTCCTCGGCCCAGACGGCGAGCCGACCGTCGGGGCCGAGCAGCCCCTGCACCACCAGCACAGCCACTCCTTCGCCGTCGGCACCTGCGCCGATGGTACGGGTGGTCCGACTGGTGCGGCCGACGCCACGGCCGAGGTGGTCAGCCGTGCCAGGAGCGCCACAGGGCAGCGTACGCGCCGTCGGCGGCGATCAACTCGTCGTGGCTGCCCTGCTCGGTGATCCGGCCCTGGTCCAGTACCGCCACCCGGTCTGCGTCGTGGGCCGAGTTCAGCCGGTGTGCGATGGCAATGACGGTCCGCCCGGCCAGTACCGCCGCCAACGCCTGCTCGGTCCGGCGGGCGGTGGTCGGGTCCAGGGCCGCGGTCGCCTCGTCCAGGATCAGGATGTCCGGATCGGCGAGCACCAGCCTGGCGAGCGCCACCTGCTGGGCGTACGCGGCCGGCAGGTCGAGCGCGCCGTCGCCGAGCAGGGTGTCCAGGTCGGCGGGCAGGTCGGCGTACCAGTCGGCACCGACGGTGACCAACGCGGAGCGCAACGTCTCGTCGGACGCCTCGGGGGCGGCGAACCGCAGGTTGTCGCGCAGCGTACCGATGAAGACGTGGTGTTCCTGGGTGACCAGGGCGATCCGGCGACGCCGCTGCGCCGGGTCGAGGTCGATGACCGGGCAGCCGCCGAGGAGCACCGCGCCGTCGCGGGGCACCTCGATGCCGGCGACCAGCCGGGCCAGGGTGGACTTGCCTGCCCCGGACGGGCCGACGATCGCCAGCCGCTGCCCGGCGGCCACCGTCAGGTCGATGCCGCACAGCACGTCGACGCCGCCGCCGTAGCCGAAGGTCAGACCGGTCACCCGCACCTCACGGCCGGTCGGCGTCGCACCCCGGCCGCGCGGCTCCGGCGGCACCTGCCCGACGCCGAGCACCCGGGCGTACGACGCCAGCCCGCGCTGGGCCTGTTCGATCCACTGCAGGATGGTGTCCATCGGGTCGACGGCCTGCTGCAGGTAGAGTGCGGCCGCGACCACCGCCCCGAGGGTGACGGCGTCCCGGTGCAGCAGCAGCCCGCCGACCAGCAACGCGGCGCCGACCGGCAACGCGACGCTGGCCTCGGCCACCGGGAAGTACACCGAACGCAGGGCGAGGGTGGCCCGCCGGGCAGCCCACAGGTCGGCGATCCGCGCGCGGCCCGCGCGGATCCGTTCGTCGCCCAGCCGCAGCGCCTCCACGGTACGGGCGCCGTCGGCAGTGGTGGTCAACGTGTCGGTCAACGCGGCCATCGCCGCGCCCTCGGTCAGGTAGGCCGGCCGGGCCCGACGCAGATACCACCGGGTCACCGCCAGGATCGACGGCAGTCCGATCAGGCCGGCCAGGCCCAGCAGCGGATGCAGCCAGAACACCGCGCCGAAGAGCAGGCCCAGCTGTGCGGTGGCGATCACCACCACCGGCACCACATCGCGGACCATCGTGCCGACCGTGGCGACGTCGCTGGAGCTGCGGGTGGCGAGGTCGCCGGTGCCGGCCCGTTCCACCACCGACACCGGTAGCCCGAGGACGCGGTGCACGAAGTCCTCGCGGAGCCGGGCGACCGCCCGTTCACCGAAGCGCAGCCCGACGTACCGGGCGAAGCGGGTGAGCAGCCCTTGCAGCAGGACGAAGCCGACCAGTGCCGCCGCCAGCCGGTCGACCGCGGCCACCGACGCGCCGACGGTGACCACGTCGACGATCCGGCCGAGCAGCCACGGCCCGGCCAGACCGGCCAGGGCCGCGCCGAGGTGCAGCACCAGGATGCCGGCGACCACCCAGCGTTGCTGGCCGAGCAGGTCACCGGTCGCCCGCCGGACGGCACCCGGATCGGCCACCGGCAGTCGACCGGCCGACGGCCCGGTGGTGGCCGGCGCGCCCGCTGGCCCGGAGGCGGTCACGGTTGCCCCGCCCCGGGCGACGACCCGCCGGCCGGGCCTGCGACGTCAGCCAGCTCGCCGCCCCGGGCGACCAGCGCCCGGTAGCCCGGGTCGCCGGCCAGCAGGTCGGCGTGGCTACCGGTCCCGACGACCCGACCGCCCCGCAGGTACGTCACCGTGTCGGTGGCCGCGAGCAGCAGCGGGGACGTGGTGATCAGCACCGTGGTCCGGCCGGCCCGCGCGGTGCGCAGACGGTCGGCGACCCGCGCCTCGGTGTGTGCGTCGACCGCCGAGGTCGGCTCGATCAGGATCAGCATCTCCGGCTCCACCAGCAACGCCCGGGCCAGCCGGACCCGCTGCCGCTGACCGCCGGAGAGGGTACGGGCGCGGCTGCCGATCTGCGTCGCCAGGCCGTCCGGCAGCGACGTCACGACGTCGTCGGCGGACGCGACCCGGAGCGCCGCCCGCACCTGTCGGTCACCGGCCGCGCCCGGCTCGCCGGCCCGCGCACCCTGCAGGATCTGCCGCAGCGTGCCGGCGAACAGGTACGCGTCGTGGTCGGCGACCAGGATCCGGGCCCGCACCTCGTCGAGCGCGACCGCGCCCAGCGGCACCGCGCCCCAGGTCACGTCGGACCGGTGGAACCGGCCCAGCCGGTCGGCCAGGGCCTGCCCGTCGCCCGGGTCGTCGGCCGCCACCCCGATGATCCGGCCGGCCGGCACGGTGAATCCGCTGTCGGGGTCGTGCAGGTCGGCCGGCTGCGGCGGAGCGGCGGAGGTGTGCCGCGCCGGCAGGTTGGTCACCGGGTCGGGGGTGAGCCGCAGCAGGGCGACGATCCGGCGGGCCGCGACCCGACCCCGGATGAACTGGTAACTGCCCTCCTGCAGGAACCAGACCGGGACGGTCAGCGCGGCCACGTACCCGTAGACGGCGACCAGCTCCCCGATGGTGATCTCGTCGGCGACCGCCATCCGGGCGGAGAGCCACACCACGGCGGCGAGGAACAGCCCGGGGACGGTGACGGTGAGCGCCTCGATCCAGCTGTTCACCGCCGCGACCCGGTAGCCGTGCCCACGCAGCCGCTGTGAGTGGGCCACGTAGCGGTCGGCGAACAGGGACCGACCGCCGACCCCGGCCAGCACCCGCAGCCCGGCGACGATGTCACCGGCACGGGCGGTGAGCTGGCCCTGTTCCCGCCGATAGGT
Proteins encoded:
- a CDS encoding SWIM zinc finger family protein, which produces MSRFEDYGRPRRVDGGLRARSTRGAIGQSWWSRRFVDVLESFALGTRLTRGRSYARAGQVLALTVAPGVVSAQVQGSRPRPYQARIGLRRYGDAVWRRIENTLAGQALYSARLLAGDLPPELEEVFVAAGAPLFPAGVDELAMSCSCPDAAVPCKHLAATCYLLAEEFDTDPFQILHWRGRDRAALLRQLRLARGGGDGAPSVDGAASAGGGDGAPSVDGGLSSTDSDTPPVTSPVGAGPALAGLSEPVAASDAGFWRAPVPLPDREPVLSARADLLLRQLGAPSPVIGGPGLATVLGRAYRRFAEPAPADD
- a CDS encoding DEAD/DEAH box helicase, which gives rise to MLVVQGLLGPDGRLAVWAEDSTLPSAPPRRPGRPPRRRPHPFAAGHEALVAALSPLLGPVAVKAATGSTAVRLPTVAGAPVESPELVRTQSDAPTTGLARDGGHADWLVSTLEFDADEALSVLCTLHDVDPAADVAPADGLPGGVAAADGLPGGLVIGAGVRHLALLAGFAAELVARGRVLPAVRPGPAPGSATACWLPLLTGADQRWARSLTLATPAAALAAGAPGTGHRRVAEAFDALTDAAARAALHGVRLAEGRARSGPLAARDAWLTALTGPRRDFTAPVAALDTLAAELEHWQRDAAGGPVRALFRLREPAPATEEPAADGSAGLVDGADGWRLEFALQATAEPSLLVDAAAIWRVGRQLQPLTRHTADPQETLLAELGRASRLWPAIDDALRTATPDGVDLDVTGAHRFLRDGAPTLHAAGFGVLLPSWWQRPAARLGARLRAGTPTAPGTVAVDRRFGLPDLVDYEWEVALGDQPLTEQELRDLARAKTPLVRVRGEWVEVDPKRIAAGLALLRSGGALTVMDLLRVALGDDDGGVGLPVLGIDATGALGDLLSGEVERRLTPVAEPAGFRGRLRPYQQRGLAWLRFLDSLGLGGVLADDMGLGKTVQLLALLAADAPDAGPTLLVCPMSLVGNWQREAARFVPELPVHMHHGTDRPRGPEFVAAVTGARLVVTTYAVAARDAVDLAGVGWHRIMVDEAQAIKNAATRQAVAIRSLPARHRVAITGTPVENRLADLWSIMEFANPGLLGGAATFRRRYAEPVERHGDAEAAQRLRRITGPFVLRRLKTDTSIISDLPAKLEMEVLCHLTAEQASLYQAVVDDMMGRIESSDGVERRGLVLATMTKLKQICNHPAQFLRDGSHLPGRSGKLARLTGILDEVLAAGEKALLFTQYAEFGAMLRGYLSAYTGREVLFLHGGLAKADRDDLVARFQAGHADGGGGRAGPPLFVLSLKAGGTGLTLTAANHVVHVDRWWNPAVEDQATDRAFRIGQRRAVQVRKFVCAGTVEEKIAAMVTDKRGLAATVVGSGEQWLTELSTAQLRELFTLEAGAVVE
- a CDS encoding ABC transporter ATP-binding protein; its protein translation is MTASGPAGAPATTGPSAGRLPVADPGAVRRATGDLLGQQRWVVAGILVLHLGAALAGLAGPWLLGRIVDVVTVGASVAAVDRLAAALVGFVLLQGLLTRFARYVGLRFGERAVARLREDFVHRVLGLPVSVVERAGTGDLATRSSSDVATVGTMVRDVVPVVVIATAQLGLLFGAVFWLHPLLGLAGLIGLPSILAVTRWYLRRARPAYLTEGAAMAALTDTLTTTADGARTVEALRLGDERIRAGRARIADLWAARRATLALRSVYFPVAEASVALPVGAALLVGGLLLHRDAVTLGAVVAAALYLQQAVDPMDTILQWIEQAQRGLASYARVLGVGQVPPEPRGRGATPTGREVRVTGLTFGYGGGVDVLCGIDLTVAAGQRLAIVGPSGAGKSTLARLVAGIEVPRDGAVLLGGCPVIDLDPAQRRRRIALVTQEHHVFIGTLRDNLRFAAPEASDETLRSALVTVGADWYADLPADLDTLLGDGALDLPAAYAQQVALARLVLADPDILILDEATAALDPTTARRTEQALAAVLAGRTVIAIAHRLNSAHDADRVAVLDQGRITEQGSHDELIAADGAYAALWRSWHG
- a CDS encoding ABC transporter ATP-binding protein; amino-acid sequence: MLRGALLSTVWMVGLAGRPYLVARAIDDGLRPGRWAVLAWWVGAVLVAGVLISVVGVFRHRTMTYIREDATARSAGVLSRQLARIGAVLPSRLATGEVATVGGTDITHTSHVLTLTGPGVGAVLAYLVVAVLLWTVSPVLAAVILIGVPVVAALLGPLLRRLDRAEQTYRREQGQLTARAGDIVAGLRVLAGVGGRSLFADRYVAHSQRLRGHGYRVAAVNSWIEALTVTVPGLFLAAVVWLSARMAVADEITIGELVAVYGYVAALTVPVWFLQEGSYQFIRGRVAARRIVALLRLTPDPVTNLPARHTSAAPPQPADLHDPDSGFTVPAGRIIGVAADDPGDGQALADRLGRFHRSDVTWGAVPLGAVALDEVRARILVADHDAYLFAGTLRQILQGARAGEPGAAGDRQVRAALRVASADDVVTSLPDGLATQIGSRARTLSGGQRQRVRLARALLVEPEMLILIEPTSAVDAHTEARVADRLRTARAGRTTVLITTSPLLLAATDTVTYLRGGRVVGTGSHADLLAGDPGYRALVARGGELADVAGPAGGSSPGAGQP